A region from the Pseudomonas sp. P8_229 genome encodes:
- a CDS encoding flagellar basal body-associated protein FliL yields the protein MKAWIMLLLALSLPVAALAEEAKEGEAPKVNYITLSPPFVGNYGLDGTPKLKVYKADVALRVTGEEATKLVKANEPMIRNQLVALFTQQTTEAMGSIEGKEKLRQEALKQTQQVMNDETGKPVVEDLLFNNLIIQ from the coding sequence GTGAAAGCGTGGATCATGTTGTTGCTGGCCCTGTCTCTGCCTGTGGCAGCGCTGGCCGAAGAAGCCAAAGAAGGCGAGGCGCCGAAGGTCAACTACATCACCTTGAGTCCGCCGTTCGTGGGCAACTACGGGCTGGACGGCACGCCGAAGCTGAAGGTCTACAAGGCCGACGTGGCGCTGCGTGTGACCGGCGAAGAGGCGACCAAACTGGTCAAGGCCAACGAGCCGATGATCCGCAATCAACTGGTGGCGCTGTTCACTCAGCAGACGACCGAGGCGATGGGCAGCATCGAAGGCAAGGAAAAGCTGCGTCAGGAAGCCCTGAAGCAGACCCAGCAAGTCATGAATGACGAGACCGGCAAGCCGGTGGTTGAAGACCTGTTGTTCAACAACCTGATCATTCAGTAA
- a CDS encoding ABC transporter permease, producing the protein MHKFTHILRLGLKELTSLRHDSVLLLFLFYAFTVAIYMPAAGSVIGVHNASVAIVDEDHSALSRQLAQALQPPEFQTPVLLPYPQLDQVMDSGQYTFVINIPAGFQTDLLAARQPAIQVNVDATAMSQAFMGAGYIGRIFQRELQAYGGQNDAATKTPIQLTTRALFNTNLEGGWFLAVIQIVNNITILAIILTGTALLREREHGTLDHLLVLPLTALEIMLAKIWSNLLVVALCTWLSLEVVVKGLLGVPLAGSMSLFLLVTAVYLFASTALGIFLATLARSTPQFGLLAIPVIIPMLLLSGGSTPLDSMPQWLQWVMQGSPSTHFVSLSAAILFRDAGLSVVWPDLLALTAIGLLFFLIALARFRKSLAS; encoded by the coding sequence ATGCACAAGTTCACGCACATCCTGCGCCTGGGACTCAAGGAACTGACCAGCCTGCGCCACGACAGCGTGTTGCTGCTGTTCCTGTTCTACGCCTTCACCGTGGCGATCTACATGCCCGCCGCCGGATCGGTGATCGGCGTGCACAATGCCAGCGTGGCCATCGTCGACGAAGATCACAGCGCCCTCTCGCGCCAGTTGGCCCAGGCCCTGCAACCTCCGGAGTTCCAGACGCCGGTGCTGCTGCCCTACCCGCAACTGGATCAGGTCATGGACAGCGGCCAGTACACCTTCGTGATCAACATTCCGGCAGGTTTTCAAACCGATCTGCTGGCGGCGCGGCAACCGGCCATTCAGGTCAACGTCGACGCCACTGCCATGAGCCAGGCGTTCATGGGCGCCGGTTACATCGGCCGGATCTTCCAGCGTGAGCTGCAGGCCTATGGCGGCCAGAACGATGCCGCGACCAAGACACCGATTCAACTGACCACCCGCGCGCTGTTCAACACCAACCTGGAGGGCGGCTGGTTTCTCGCGGTGATTCAGATCGTCAACAACATCACCATTCTGGCGATCATCCTGACCGGCACGGCGCTGCTGCGCGAACGCGAACATGGCACACTCGACCATTTGCTGGTGCTGCCGCTGACGGCGCTGGAAATCATGCTGGCGAAGATCTGGAGCAACCTGCTGGTGGTGGCGCTATGCACCTGGCTGTCGCTGGAGGTGGTGGTCAAAGGCCTGTTGGGTGTGCCGCTGGCCGGCTCGATGAGCCTGTTTTTGCTGGTGACCGCGGTTTACCTGTTTGCCAGTACCGCGTTGGGCATCTTTCTGGCGACACTGGCGCGCTCGACGCCGCAGTTCGGCCTGCTGGCGATTCCGGTGATCATCCCGATGTTGCTGCTGTCGGGCGGCAGCACGCCATTGGACAGCATGCCGCAATGGCTGCAGTGGGTCATGCAGGGCTCACCGTCCACGCATTTTGTCAGCCTCAGCGCCGCGATTTTGTTTCGCGACGCCGGGCTGAGCGTGGTCTGGCCAGACTTGCTGGCGCTGACGGCCATCGGCCTGCTGTTCTTCCTCATCGCGCTGGCGCGCTTTCGCAAAAGCCTGGCGTCCTGA
- the rbbA gene encoding ribosome-associated ATPase/putative transporter RbbA: MNSLAVQANAIAHRYGKQQALSDITFSLPAGTRCGLIGPDGAGKSSLLGLIAGVKALQQGQLDVLGGPIQQRRHRDTLYARIAFMPQGLGGNLYPELSIRENIQFFATLFGLSKGDSEQRMHNLLLATDLLKFAERPAGKLSGGMKQKLGLCCALIHEPDLLILDEPTTGVDPLSRRRFWELIDDVRRERPQLTLLVATAYMEEAEQFEHCLMLDNGQLIATGLSRELAAVTPSGKLDEAFTHFQGDSQHDAQPLVIPPRTGGTSDIAIEAHDLTLRFGDFTAVDHVSFAIGRGEIFGFLGSNGCGKTTTMKVLTGLMPASEGSATLLGNPVDAKDLATRKRVGFMSQSFSLYGELSVRQNLDLHARLFDLPKTESAQRIDALIQRFNLLSVADQPSGALPLGLRQRLSLAVAVLHRPEVLILDEPTSGVDPAARDDFWRLLIELSREQGVTIFLSTHFMNEAQRCDRISLMHAGKVLACDTPAALQRQFAGETLEAAFVTCLEQAQDTAQSPPASESPTAPTGAAPPLKQRGFSLGRLLAVASREGKELLRDKVRMAFALAGAIFMMVIFGYGISLDVENLAFAVYDQDQTPQSRTYLEAFRGSRYFDERPTIHNAQELHRRLQRSEIKLALEIPPGFGRDLYARRQPAVAAWLDGGMPFRAETSRNYVEAVHLANLQQLAEQSSPAMSHPAAANLETRFRYNQDVVSVNAIGPGVMALILAFIPAMLTALGIVREKELGSITNFYATPLTRLEFLLGKQAPYLLISLVNLALLVAMNRWLFGVPFKGSLLTLTFGGLLYVLATTSMGLLISAFTRTQIAAILGTMIITSLPTIQFSGLIVPRSSLEGAAAVMGMLFPAGHFLDIAVGTFTKALDLRQLWPQCLALFGFFVGFTGLSLIMLKKQEA; this comes from the coding sequence ATGAACAGCCTCGCGGTTCAGGCGAACGCTATCGCGCACCGCTACGGCAAGCAGCAAGCCCTGAGCGATATCACGTTCAGCCTGCCCGCCGGCACCCGTTGCGGGCTGATCGGTCCCGATGGCGCGGGCAAGTCCAGCCTGCTGGGGCTGATCGCCGGGGTGAAGGCCTTGCAACAGGGGCAACTGGACGTCCTCGGCGGGCCGATTCAGCAGCGCCGCCACCGCGACACGCTGTATGCACGCATCGCCTTCATGCCCCAGGGGCTGGGCGGCAACCTGTATCCCGAACTGTCGATCCGCGAAAACATCCAGTTCTTTGCCACGCTGTTCGGCCTGTCGAAAGGCGACAGCGAGCAGCGCATGCACAACCTGCTGCTGGCCACTGACCTGTTGAAATTCGCCGAGCGTCCCGCCGGCAAGTTATCCGGCGGCATGAAACAGAAACTGGGCCTGTGCTGCGCGCTGATCCATGAGCCAGACCTGTTGATCCTCGATGAACCGACCACCGGCGTCGACCCACTGTCACGCCGGCGCTTCTGGGAGTTGATCGACGACGTGCGGCGCGAGCGCCCGCAACTGACCCTGCTGGTCGCCACGGCTTATATGGAAGAAGCCGAACAGTTCGAGCATTGCCTGATGCTCGACAACGGCCAGTTGATTGCCACCGGCCTGAGCCGCGAGCTGGCAGCTGTCACCCCCAGCGGCAAACTCGATGAAGCTTTCACACATTTCCAGGGCGACAGCCAACATGACGCTCAGCCGCTGGTGATTCCGCCACGTACTGGCGGCACCAGCGACATTGCCATCGAGGCCCATGACCTGACACTGCGTTTCGGCGATTTCACGGCGGTGGATCACGTCAGCTTCGCCATCGGTCGCGGCGAGATTTTCGGCTTTCTTGGCTCCAACGGCTGCGGCAAGACCACCACCATGAAAGTCCTGACCGGACTGATGCCGGCCAGCGAGGGCAGCGCGACACTGCTAGGCAATCCGGTGGACGCCAAGGATCTGGCCACGCGCAAGCGGGTCGGGTTCATGTCCCAGAGCTTTTCGCTGTATGGCGAACTCAGCGTGCGGCAGAACCTTGACCTGCACGCTCGACTGTTCGACTTGCCCAAGACCGAAAGCGCGCAACGCATCGACGCATTGATTCAACGCTTCAACCTGCTCAGCGTCGCCGATCAACCGTCCGGCGCCCTGCCTCTGGGGCTGCGCCAACGCCTGTCGCTGGCAGTGGCCGTCTTGCATCGCCCGGAAGTGCTGATCCTCGATGAGCCGACTTCCGGCGTCGACCCGGCAGCCCGTGATGACTTTTGGCGACTGTTGATTGAACTGTCCCGCGAGCAAGGCGTGACGATTTTCCTCTCCACTCACTTCATGAACGAAGCCCAGCGCTGCGACCGCATCTCGCTGATGCACGCCGGCAAAGTCCTCGCTTGCGACACCCCGGCGGCGCTGCAACGGCAGTTCGCCGGAGAGACGCTGGAAGCGGCTTTCGTAACGTGCCTGGAACAGGCTCAGGACACTGCCCAGTCGCCTCCCGCGAGTGAATCGCCAACAGCACCAACGGGCGCGGCGCCCCCGCTCAAGCAGCGCGGTTTCAGCCTCGGTCGCCTGCTGGCGGTAGCCAGCCGCGAAGGCAAGGAACTGCTGCGCGACAAGGTACGCATGGCGTTTGCGCTGGCGGGGGCGATTTTCATGATGGTGATTTTCGGCTACGGGATTTCCCTGGACGTGGAAAACCTCGCGTTCGCCGTGTACGACCAGGATCAGACACCGCAGAGCCGAACCTATCTGGAAGCCTTTCGTGGCTCGCGTTACTTCGATGAACGGCCGACCATCCACAACGCTCAAGAGCTGCACCGCCGCCTGCAACGCTCGGAAATCAAACTGGCGCTGGAAATCCCGCCCGGATTTGGCCGCGACCTGTACGCCAGACGCCAGCCTGCGGTGGCGGCGTGGCTGGATGGCGGCATGCCGTTTCGCGCCGAGACCAGCCGCAATTATGTCGAAGCCGTGCACTTGGCCAATCTGCAACAACTTGCCGAGCAGAGCAGCCCTGCAATGAGTCACCCAGCGGCTGCCAACCTGGAAACCCGCTTTCGCTACAACCAGGATGTGGTCAGCGTCAACGCCATCGGCCCCGGGGTCATGGCGCTGATTCTGGCGTTCATTCCGGCGATGTTGACCGCGCTCGGCATCGTGCGCGAAAAAGAACTGGGCTCGATCACCAACTTCTACGCCACGCCCCTGACCCGCCTGGAGTTTCTGCTGGGCAAACAGGCGCCGTACCTGCTGATCAGCCTGGTCAATCTCGCGCTGCTGGTGGCGATGAACCGCTGGCTGTTCGGCGTGCCGTTCAAGGGCAGCCTGCTGACCCTGACGTTCGGCGGCCTGCTGTATGTGCTGGCGACCACTAGCATGGGCCTGCTGATCTCGGCGTTCACCCGCACGCAAATCGCGGCGATCCTCGGCACCATGATCATCACCAGCCTGCCGACCATCCAGTTCTCCGGGCTGATCGTGCCGCGCTCTTCGCTGGAGGGGGCGGCAGCGGTGATGGGCATGCTGTTTCCGGCGGGCCACTTCCTCGACATTGCGGTGGGCACGTTCACCAAAGCGCTGGACTTGCGGCAACTGTGGCCGCAGTGCCTGGCGCTGTTCGGGTTCTTTGTCGGGTTCACCGGGCTGAGCCTGATCATGCTGAAAAAGCAGGAGGCCTGA